A genome region from Dickeya dadantii NCPPB 898 includes the following:
- a CDS encoding IS3 family transposase (programmed frameshift) — translation MKNRFSDEQIINILREAEAGVSARELCRKYAISDATFYTWRKKFGGMELPEVKRLKSLEEENARLKKLLAEAMLDKEALQVALGRKLLTTDQKREAVTVMCKATGLSQRRACRLTGLSLSTCRYDAHRPATDAYLSARITELAMERRRFGYRRIWQLLRREGLCVNHKRVYRIYHLNGLGVKRRRRRKGLVTERLPLLRPAGPNLTWSMDFVMDALASGRRIKCLTCVDDFTKECLTISVAFGITGVQVSRILDSVALFRGYPATIRTDQGPEFTCRALDQWAFEHNVELRLIQPGKPTQNGFIESFNGRFRDECLNEHWFHDVVHAKEIISAWRQDYNECRPHSSLNYQTPSEFAAGWRNGEYGSKSTDITN, via the exons ATGAAGAACCGTTTTTCCGACGAACAGATCATCAATATTCTTCGCGAAGCCGAGGCGGGTGTTTCCGCCCGCGAACTTTGCCGTAAGTACGCCATCTCCGACGCCACGTTTTATACGTGGCGTAAGAAGTTTGGTGGCATGGAATTACCTGAAGTAAAAAGGCTTAAGTCACTTGAAGAAGAGAACGCCCGCCTTAAGAAGCTGCTCGCCGAAGCCATGCTGGATAAAGAGGCACTACAGGTGGCTTTGGGCCGAAAGT TACTGACGACAGACCAGAAGCGGGAAGCCGTGACAGTGATGTGCAAAGCGACAGGTCTGTCGCAACGGCGTGCCTGCAGGCTGACAGGTTTGTCCCTGTCGACCTGCCGTTATGATGCGCACCGCCCGGCTACTGATGCGTATCTGTCTGCACGTATCACCGAACTGGCAATGGAACGCCGACGCTTCGGTTACCGGCGTATCTGGCAGCTTCTGCGTCGTGAAGGTCTTTGCGTTAACCACAAACGGGTCTACCGCATTTATCATCTCAATGGCCTGGGCGTAAAACGCAGACGGCGCCGTAAGGGGCTGGTAACTGAGCGGCTTCCGCTGTTGCGTCCGGCAGGTCCCAACCTGACGTGGTCAATGGATTTTGTCATGGATGCGCTGGCCAGTGGTCGCCGGATTAAATGCCTGACCTGCGTTGATGATTTCACGAAGGAGTGTCTAACGATCAGCGTTGCTTTCGGGATTACAGGCGTTCAGGTATCACGCATTCTGGACAGCGTTGCGCTGTTTCGTGGCTATCCGGCGACGATAAGAACAGATCAGGGACCTGAGTTTACCTGCCGTGCGCTGGATCAGTGGGCCTTTGAACATAATGTTGAGCTGCGGCTTATTCAGCCGGGCAAGCCGACACAGAATGGCTTTATCGAGAGTTTTAATGGTCGTTTTCGCGATGAATGCCTGAATGAGCACTGGTTCCACGATGTTGTTCATGCAAAAGAAATTATAAGCGCATGGCGGCAGGACTATAACGAATGTCGGCCTCATTCTTCGTTGAATTATCAGACCCCTTCAGAGTTTGCAGCGGGATGGCGAAACGGAGAATACGGGAGTAAATCAACCGACATTACTAACTGA
- the cas1f gene encoding type I-F CRISPR-associated endonuclease Cas1f translates to MDNVFSPSDLKTILHSKRANIYYLQHCRILVNGGRVEYVTEEGNQSLYWNIPIANTSVVMLGTGTSVTQAAMREFARAGVMVGFCGGGGTPLFAANEAEVAVSWLSPQSEYRPTEYLQDWVSFWFDEEQRLAAAIAFQQVRIGQIRQHWLEGRLARESRFAIKPEQVEALLNRYQQGLSGCRTSNDVLVQEAMMTKALYRLAANAVSYGEFTRAKRGGGTDLANRFLDHGNYLAYGVAAVALWVLGLPHGLAVLHGKTRRGGLVFDVADLIKDALILPQAFIAAMEGEEEQDFRQRCLTAFRQAEALDVMIDSLQQVAQQRSQVAKTGSQVAR, encoded by the coding sequence ATGGATAACGTATTCAGCCCGTCGGATTTAAAAACCATTCTGCATTCCAAACGCGCCAATATTTATTACCTCCAGCATTGCCGTATTTTGGTGAATGGCGGACGGGTGGAATATGTCACCGAAGAAGGGAATCAGTCGCTGTACTGGAATATCCCGATTGCTAATACCAGCGTGGTGATGCTCGGCACCGGCACCTCGGTAACGCAGGCGGCGATGCGGGAATTTGCCCGCGCCGGGGTGATGGTCGGGTTTTGCGGCGGTGGCGGTACGCCATTGTTCGCCGCTAATGAGGCCGAAGTGGCGGTGTCGTGGCTGTCGCCGCAGAGCGAATACCGCCCCACCGAATATTTGCAGGATTGGGTCAGCTTCTGGTTTGACGAAGAACAGCGGCTGGCGGCGGCGATTGCCTTTCAGCAGGTGCGCATCGGGCAGATTCGTCAGCACTGGCTGGAAGGGCGGCTGGCGCGCGAATCGCGTTTCGCCATCAAACCGGAACAGGTGGAAGCGTTGCTTAACCGCTATCAGCAAGGGCTGAGCGGTTGCCGCACCAGCAACGATGTGCTGGTGCAGGAAGCGATGATGACCAAAGCGCTATACCGGCTGGCGGCCAACGCGGTGAGTTACGGCGAGTTTACCCGCGCCAAACGCGGCGGCGGCACCGATCTGGCGAACCGTTTTCTCGATCACGGCAACTATCTGGCCTACGGGGTGGCGGCGGTGGCGCTGTGGGTGTTGGGGCTGCCGCATGGGCTGGCGGTGCTGCACGGCAAAACCCGGCGCGGCGGGTTGGTGTTCGATGTGGCCGACCTGATTAAAGACGCGCTGATTCTGCCACAGGCGTTTATCGCCGCGATGGAAGGCGAAGAGGAGCAGGATTTCCGTCAGCGCTGCCTGACGGCGTTTCGTCAGGCTGAGGCGCTGGATGTGATGATCGACAGCCTGCAACAGGTGGCGCAGCAGCGCAGCCAGGTGGCGAAAACCGGCAGCCAGGTGGCGCGATGA
- a CDS encoding methyl-accepting chemotaxis protein: protein MRLSDWRIGYRLGAGFAVLAVMLVVVGILSITKLSSFHDSARDIVQEIYPQTVDANTLIDNVNEGVRVFQQLLLVSGDDRIKAVSDQIPPISKEITRLMDALEKHANESNDAKNQQLIGDIRRIRAKFLESGQKVIALVKANNREEALNEFNQRLNPAQREYRNAVRQLVDYQDNAMMSTVDAMSATYHDIRLVLLAILGIGVVLSVWVAMAITRSVTQPIQQALVMADRVSQGDLTSQISSNRKDEAGLLLQALDHMNASLRQIVGQVRDGAEAISTAASQIAAGNQDLSSRTEEQASSLEQTAASMEELVSTIKNTAENTQQATSIANQASSAAHRSGEVMLSVTSKMRGIREASMRMAEIIGVIDGIAFQTNILALNAAVEAARAGEQGRGFAVVAGEVRSLAQRSATAAKEIKELIDDSVDKIQEGMQLVDTAESTMDGLTGHVKDVHSIINEISQASHEQSDGISQINIAVGQIDTTTQQNAALVEESASAALSLQSQASLLAEAVSAFRLTPQGGNGAPSPVRQPAALSHALPSARPNVTEKRAAATAGTNDDWTSF, encoded by the coding sequence ATGCGTTTATCTGATTGGCGAATCGGGTATCGTTTGGGGGCCGGTTTTGCTGTTCTGGCCGTCATGCTGGTCGTTGTAGGCATATTATCGATAACCAAGCTATCGAGTTTTCATGATAGCGCACGTGATATCGTGCAGGAGATTTACCCGCAAACCGTTGATGCCAACACCCTGATAGATAATGTGAATGAAGGCGTGCGGGTTTTTCAGCAACTGCTGTTGGTGTCGGGCGATGACCGTATCAAAGCGGTGTCTGACCAAATTCCCCCGATATCGAAGGAAATTACCCGGCTGATGGATGCGCTGGAAAAACATGCCAATGAATCCAACGATGCGAAGAACCAGCAGCTTATCGGCGATATTCGCCGTATTCGGGCCAAGTTTCTGGAGTCCGGGCAAAAAGTCATTGCGCTGGTGAAAGCCAACAATCGGGAAGAGGCGCTGAATGAATTTAATCAGCGTCTCAACCCGGCGCAGCGGGAATACCGCAATGCGGTGCGGCAACTGGTGGATTATCAGGACAACGCGATGATGAGCACGGTTGACGCCATGTCGGCCACTTATCACGATATTCGTCTGGTCCTGCTGGCGATTCTGGGTATCGGCGTGGTGCTCAGCGTTTGGGTGGCGATGGCGATCACCCGTAGCGTCACCCAGCCGATCCAGCAGGCGCTGGTCATGGCGGACCGCGTATCGCAAGGCGATCTTACCTCGCAGATTTCCTCCAACCGCAAGGATGAAGCCGGATTACTGTTGCAGGCGCTGGACCACATGAACGCCAGCCTGCGTCAGATTGTCGGCCAGGTGCGCGACGGCGCGGAAGCTATCTCCACCGCCGCCTCGCAAATCGCCGCGGGTAATCAGGATCTCTCATCCCGTACTGAAGAACAGGCCAGCTCGCTGGAGCAGACGGCGGCGTCGATGGAAGAGCTGGTATCGACCATCAAAAACACCGCTGAAAACACCCAGCAGGCTACGTCGATCGCCAATCAGGCGTCGTCGGCCGCGCACCGTAGCGGCGAAGTGATGCTGTCGGTCACCAGTAAGATGCGGGGGATTCGTGAAGCCTCAATGCGCATGGCTGAAATCATCGGCGTTATCGATGGCATCGCGTTTCAGACCAACATTCTGGCGTTGAACGCCGCGGTGGAAGCCGCGCGCGCCGGCGAGCAGGGGCGTGGTTTCGCGGTGGTGGCGGGCGAGGTGCGTTCGCTGGCGCAGCGCAGCGCCACGGCGGCCAAAGAGATCAAGGAACTGATCGACGATTCGGTGGACAAGATTCAGGAAGGGATGCAACTGGTGGATACCGCCGAATCCACCATGGATGGCTTAACCGGTCACGTTAAAGATGTGCATAGCATCATCAACGAGATCTCGCAGGCCAGCCATGAGCAGAGCGACGGCATCAGCCAGATCAACATCGCGGTCGGGCAAATCGACACTACCACCCAGCAGAACGCGGCGCTGGTGGAAGAGTCGGCGTCCGCCGCGCTGTCGCTGCAATCGCAGGCGTCGCTGCTGGCCGAAGCGGTCAGCGCCTTCCGCCTGACGCCGCAGGGCGGCAACGGCGCGCCGTCGCCGGTCCGCCAGCCGGCGGCGTTATCCCACGCCTTGCCTTCTGCCCGCCCGAACGTAACCGAAAAACGTGCCGCCGCCACCGCCGGCACCAATGACGACTGGACGTCGTTCTGA
- a CDS encoding secondary thiamine-phosphate synthase enzyme YjbQ, producing the protein MWKQYDIRLKPRSRGFHLITDEVLAQVMDLCEVRVGLLHVFICHTSASLTLNENADPTVRQDFESAFNHLVPEDEPYYRHTYEGSDDMPAHLKSSLLGSSLMLPVRNGRLHVGTWQGIYLCEHRNHGGSRSLVATLQGE; encoded by the coding sequence ATGTGGAAACAATACGATATTCGGCTGAAACCCCGTTCCCGCGGCTTTCATTTGATTACCGATGAAGTGCTGGCGCAGGTGATGGATCTGTGTGAGGTCAGGGTGGGGTTGTTGCATGTGTTTATCTGCCACACCTCGGCCTCGCTGACGCTTAATGAAAACGCCGATCCGACGGTACGGCAGGATTTCGAAAGCGCCTTTAACCACCTGGTGCCGGAAGACGAGCCTTATTACCGCCATACCTACGAAGGCAGCGACGACATGCCGGCGCACCTGAAAAGCAGTCTGTTGGGTAGCAGCCTGATGCTGCCGGTGCGTAACGGCCGGCTGCATGTCGGCACCTGGCAGGGGATTTACCTGTGCGAACACCGCAATCATGGCGGCAGCCGTTCGCTGGTGGCGACGTTGCAGGGCGAGTAA
- the cas3f gene encoding type I-F CRISPR-associated helicase Cas3f, which translates to MNILLISECNKRALVETRRVLDQFAERKGERTWQTAITEEGLKTLRQLLRKTARRNTAVACHWIRSANHTELLWIVGNLRRFNRQGSVPTNRTERDILRSNDENPWHSAEAFSLLAAIAGLFHDIGKANGLFQAGLQGDGPRSQPYRHEWVSLRLFQEFVGERDDTSWLTALGGISPDDDTALLARLQQDDPESWASPFRDLPPLAQVVGWLIVSHHRLPLFQTWEKPDGDSVSPDLACAERWLTGQLSPRWNAVNHLNFDGDDTQWEQVWQFPHGTPLQSRVWCEKARKFAARALKLPSLPTFGHLDQRLTAHLARLVLMLADHHYSSSPATSGWQDPRYPVWANTDRQTGTLKQQLDEHCVGVGQNALLLGRSLPHLRDTLPAITRHKGFRQRSADARFRWQDKAFDQVCAIREQTARHGFFGVNMASTGRGKTLANARIMYGLADESRGCRFSVALGLRTLTLQTGDALRQRLTLDEDDLAVLIGSQAVQELHERRQQAERAAQTGSESAEALFAEHQYVSYQGSLDDGRLKTWLEKSPTLHQLLSAPVLVTTIDHLMPATESLRGGHQIAPMLRLLTADLVLDEPDDFGLEDLPALCRLVNWAGMLGSRVLLSSATLPPALIRALFDAYLDGRAAWQQAYGEPDTPLNVCCGWFDEFDSQCQPFADAQAFSERHQAFVAGRIDKLQQQELTLRWAEIEPVVSPAPDADAVCRAVAQTLHQRLFSLHEQHHQTHPSGKTVSLGLIRMANINPLAAVARALMAMPSPPDCCVHYCVYHSQHPLVMRSHIEARLDTALMRKHPDALWQVTEIREAIEQQPQRHHLFVVLATSVAEVGRDHDYDWAIAEPSSMRSLIQLAGRILRHRQRDEFVPTSPNFYLLSHNVRALKGEPVAFCRPGFESNDRLLTSHDLHQLLKPEDYRAISAAPRIQPPVFKKPLTLVTLEHAALAGKLFGPKGTSPSQATAVLWWRKPLHWNGELQRRTPFRQSEPQQRYCLWLDDESDAPRFMVPDDGPSGWKASEAIRPVTLTLAEGVSGWVEMDCTARYSQLAEEKQWELAWVSDRFGEISLSKRDNEWFWHPLLGVFGALK; encoded by the coding sequence ATGAACATCCTGCTGATTTCCGAATGCAACAAGCGGGCGCTGGTAGAAACCCGCCGGGTGCTGGATCAGTTCGCCGAACGCAAGGGGGAACGCACCTGGCAGACCGCCATCACCGAAGAAGGGCTGAAAACGCTACGCCAGTTGCTGCGTAAAACCGCGCGACGCAACACCGCCGTCGCCTGTCACTGGATTCGCAGCGCCAACCACACCGAACTGCTGTGGATTGTCGGCAATCTGCGGCGTTTCAACCGGCAGGGCAGCGTCCCGACCAATCGTACCGAACGCGATATTCTGCGCAGCAACGATGAAAACCCGTGGCATAGCGCCGAAGCTTTCAGCCTGCTGGCGGCGATTGCCGGCCTGTTTCATGACATCGGCAAGGCCAATGGATTATTTCAGGCCGGTTTGCAGGGCGACGGGCCGCGCAGTCAGCCTTATCGCCATGAGTGGGTGTCGCTGCGGCTGTTTCAGGAGTTTGTCGGCGAGCGAGATGACACCAGCTGGCTGACGGCGCTCGGCGGCATCAGCCCGGATGACGACACCGCGCTGCTGGCGCGGTTGCAGCAGGATGATCCGGAGTCCTGGGCGTCGCCGTTTCGCGATTTGCCGCCGCTGGCGCAGGTGGTGGGCTGGCTGATTGTGTCGCATCACCGTTTGCCGCTGTTTCAGACGTGGGAAAAGCCAGATGGCGACAGCGTTTCGCCCGATCTGGCGTGCGCCGAACGCTGGCTTACCGGGCAGCTTTCACCGCGCTGGAATGCCGTCAACCACCTGAATTTTGATGGCGACGACACGCAGTGGGAACAGGTGTGGCAGTTCCCGCACGGTACGCCGCTGCAAAGCCGCGTCTGGTGCGAAAAGGCGCGCAAGTTCGCTGCCCGTGCGCTGAAATTGCCGTCGCTGCCGACCTTCGGTCACTTGGATCAACGCCTGACGGCGCATCTGGCGCGGCTGGTGCTGATGCTGGCGGACCACCACTATTCATCCTCCCCGGCGACCAGCGGCTGGCAAGACCCGCGTTATCCGGTATGGGCCAATACCGACCGTCAGACCGGCACGCTCAAGCAGCAACTGGACGAACACTGCGTCGGCGTCGGGCAGAATGCATTGCTGCTGGGGCGCAGCTTGCCGCACCTGCGCGATACGCTGCCCGCCATCACCCGGCACAAAGGCTTTCGTCAACGCAGCGCCGATGCGCGTTTCCGCTGGCAGGACAAGGCGTTTGATCAGGTGTGCGCCATTCGTGAGCAGACGGCTCGCCACGGCTTCTTTGGCGTCAACATGGCGTCCACCGGGCGCGGCAAGACGCTGGCCAACGCCCGTATCATGTACGGGCTGGCGGATGAATCACGCGGGTGCCGCTTCTCCGTGGCGCTCGGCCTGCGCACCCTGACGCTGCAAACCGGTGACGCGCTGCGTCAGCGCCTGACGCTGGATGAGGACGATCTGGCGGTGTTGATCGGCTCGCAGGCGGTGCAGGAACTGCATGAACGACGCCAGCAGGCGGAACGCGCCGCGCAGACCGGCAGCGAATCCGCCGAGGCGCTGTTTGCCGAACATCAGTACGTCAGCTACCAGGGCTCGCTGGATGACGGTCGGCTGAAAACCTGGCTGGAGAAATCGCCGACGCTGCATCAACTGCTGAGCGCGCCGGTGCTGGTCACCACCATTGATCACCTGATGCCGGCCACCGAAAGCCTGCGCGGCGGCCACCAGATTGCGCCGATGCTGCGGCTGCTGACCGCTGATCTGGTGCTGGACGAGCCGGACGATTTCGGGCTGGAAGACCTGCCCGCGCTGTGTCGGCTGGTGAACTGGGCGGGGATGCTCGGCTCGCGGGTGCTGCTGTCATCCGCCACGCTGCCGCCGGCGCTGATCCGCGCCTTGTTCGACGCTTACCTGGATGGCCGCGCCGCCTGGCAGCAGGCGTACGGCGAGCCGGATACGCCGCTGAATGTTTGCTGCGGCTGGTTTGATGAATTCGACAGCCAGTGTCAGCCATTCGCCGATGCACAAGCGTTTTCCGAACGTCATCAGGCGTTTGTCGCCGGGCGTATCGACAAGCTGCAACAGCAGGAACTGACGTTACGCTGGGCGGAGATTGAGCCGGTGGTAAGCCCGGCGCCGGATGCCGACGCGGTGTGCCGCGCGGTGGCGCAGACGCTGCATCAACGGCTGTTTAGCCTGCATGAGCAGCATCACCAGACTCACCCATCGGGAAAAACCGTGTCGCTGGGGCTGATTCGCATGGCGAACATCAACCCGCTGGCGGCGGTGGCGCGTGCGCTGATGGCGATGCCGTCGCCGCCGGATTGCTGCGTGCACTACTGCGTCTATCACAGCCAGCACCCGCTGGTGATGCGTTCCCATATCGAAGCGCGGCTGGATACGGCGCTGATGCGCAAACACCCGGACGCGCTGTGGCAGGTGACGGAAATCCGCGAGGCCATCGAGCAGCAACCGCAACGGCATCATCTGTTTGTGGTGCTGGCGACGTCGGTGGCTGAGGTCGGCAGGGACCATGACTATGACTGGGCCATCGCCGAACCCAGCTCGATGCGTTCATTAATCCAACTGGCCGGGCGCATTTTGCGCCACCGTCAGCGTGACGAGTTTGTGCCGACGTCGCCCAATTTTTATCTGCTGAGCCATAACGTGCGGGCGCTTAAAGGGGAACCGGTGGCGTTTTGCCGTCCCGGTTTTGAATCCAACGATCGGCTGTTGACCAGCCACGATCTGCACCAACTGCTTAAACCGGAAGACTACCGCGCGATCAGCGCCGCGCCGCGTATTCAGCCGCCGGTATTCAAAAAACCGTTAACGCTGGTAACGCTGGAACATGCGGCGCTGGCAGGGAAACTGTTTGGGCCGAAAGGCACGTCGCCTTCGCAGGCGACGGCGGTGCTGTGGTGGCGCAAACCGCTGCACTGGAACGGCGAACTGCAACGGCGCACGCCGTTTCGCCAGTCGGAGCCACAGCAACGTTACTGTCTGTGGCTGGACGACGAAAGCGATGCGCCGCGTTTTATGGTGCCGGACGACGGCCCAAGCGGCTGGAAAGCCAGCGAGGCGATCCGGCCTGTGACGTTGACGCTGGCCGAGGGCGTCAGCGGTTGGGTGGAGATGGACTGTACCGCACGCTATTCGCAACTGGCGGAGGAAAAACAGTGGGAGCTGGCGTGGGTCAGTGACCGCTTCGGTGAAATCAGCCTGAGTAAAAGAGATAACGAATGGTTCTGGCACCCGCTGTTGGGGGTGTTTGGCGCACTCAAATGA
- a CDS encoding GGDEF domain-containing protein: MLFFISHTAASFSIPQDISRQNQMLLGIIDSLFVPLYFLTLQVVIRFKNRYYPIRRTVILCAPIVATSILQSLVYSGLLYSLDNGNYVVASLDWATEQIATGVLLFLILTGFMDYKRTGAPLFKTIQRYKADAVLIVASVLVQILLIQSSTLEQTILLLIPLALVSIKLNFYPSALLSGLTLSIVYTLISTRYYGDYWKDSSLIYIENLISYRLNTLISCLVIMLICEKNYAKRFAINIIKRKVYTDYLSGLYNRKFLWKKAREIPKETPLSVLICDIDNFKHINDTYGHGNGDKIIQAVSHTIKTHISPHDLAVRWGGEEFLILSRSPDEQYLDTLSARILDSIRQLQITLDGNIARHVTVSIGGCNFEYQHSPDFVMAIETADKLLYQSKQAGKDRATLRTLTQDANVSASFAPVLPSAEHEKR; this comes from the coding sequence GTGCTGTTTTTTATTAGCCATACGGCGGCCTCATTCAGCATCCCGCAGGATATTTCCCGGCAAAATCAGATGCTGCTGGGCATCATCGACAGCCTGTTTGTGCCGCTGTATTTCCTGACTTTGCAGGTCGTCATCCGGTTTAAAAACCGGTACTACCCCATTCGAAGAACGGTCATTTTGTGCGCGCCAATAGTGGCGACCAGTATTCTCCAGTCGCTGGTATATTCCGGTCTGTTGTATTCGCTGGATAACGGTAATTACGTGGTGGCGTCGCTCGACTGGGCAACCGAACAGATCGCCACCGGCGTCCTGCTGTTCCTGATTCTTACCGGATTCATGGACTATAAACGGACCGGTGCGCCATTATTCAAGACGATTCAGCGGTATAAAGCCGACGCGGTGCTGATCGTTGCGTCGGTGCTGGTGCAAATTCTACTGATACAAAGCAGCACGCTGGAACAAACCATCCTGCTGCTCATTCCGCTGGCGCTAGTCTCGATAAAACTGAATTTCTATCCATCAGCCCTGCTGTCGGGCCTGACGCTCTCCATTGTCTATACCCTTATCTCCACGCGCTACTATGGCGATTACTGGAAAGACTCGTCGCTTATCTATATTGAAAACCTGATATCCTATCGCCTGAATACCCTGATTTCCTGTCTGGTTATTATGCTGATTTGTGAAAAGAATTATGCCAAACGGTTCGCCATCAACATTATCAAGCGGAAAGTTTATACCGATTATCTCTCGGGGCTATACAACCGAAAATTCCTGTGGAAAAAGGCCCGCGAAATACCCAAAGAGACTCCCCTGTCGGTGCTGATCTGCGATATTGATAACTTCAAACACATTAATGACACCTACGGGCACGGCAATGGCGATAAAATTATTCAGGCCGTCTCCCACACCATAAAAACGCATATTTCGCCCCACGATCTCGCCGTGCGCTGGGGTGGCGAAGAATTTCTGATTTTGTCGCGCTCACCGGACGAGCAGTATCTCGACACCCTTAGCGCGCGCATTCTGGACAGCATCCGCCAGTTGCAGATTACGCTTGATGGCAACATTGCCCGGCACGTTACGGTGAGTATTGGCGGTTGTAACTTCGAGTATCAGCACTCGCCGGATTTTGTCATGGCGATCGAAACGGCGGATAAATTACTGTATCAGTCCAAGCAGGCGGGGAAAGACAGAGCCACCCTGCGCACACTGACGCAGGACGCTAACGTATCGGCATCATTCGCGCCGGTCTTACCATCGGCGGAACACGAGAAACGGTAA
- a CDS encoding sensor domain-containing diguanylate cyclase — translation MRIKKLIQINLLHLILFISLASMFVTLLNSYLTFYHVQKKLLIEQAVKVNSSYSSKLSVTVDNFFSMSEEQLSYSAKLIASHIQSGNLRPLQAELQRIHQLSHAFNSMVVVTEHGQIIAASPTSLNLTGITLTSNRHLTTLREKRFFISAPYTSLSGNYIIFISYPIADDVGNYLGYIGGSLYLNSRRILNEFMNTQFSNDSFNTYVIDKEGTIIYHRDTGQIGKKINDSHILSSIANQDKGSFMMPDEQGILSPASFIRTQKAGWIIITQQSFHSLEEALNDVMISVLKQGTPLGILTLLALSILAYYIAKPLRQLSKSASSMDQLDVISKIRAVKAWYLEVEQLKRVLLMGTVLLHKRIGRLSSEAHTDPLSGMLNRRGMQESMEEIRSEYKKISVIAIDIDHFKVINDSFGHDVGDEVIRKLSQQIRKNFRKTDLVCRIGGEEFLILLPGADIHVATVIAERLRNNVANTVYMPGYRHHQVTISIGVTTFNPQKSALDIAIKTADNALYKAKNGGRNQVVVEYLSDDISLAQH, via the coding sequence ATGCGAATAAAAAAACTGATACAAATAAATCTTTTGCATTTAATCCTGTTTATTTCTCTTGCCAGCATGTTCGTCACGCTTTTGAATAGCTATTTAACCTTTTATCACGTTCAAAAGAAATTACTTATTGAGCAAGCAGTTAAGGTGAATTCAAGCTATTCATCCAAATTATCCGTAACCGTGGATAATTTTTTCTCTATGTCAGAAGAGCAACTGTCTTACAGCGCCAAATTGATCGCCAGCCATATCCAGTCCGGCAATTTACGGCCATTACAAGCCGAGCTGCAACGCATTCACCAGTTAAGCCATGCATTCAACTCAATGGTGGTCGTGACGGAACATGGCCAGATCATTGCAGCCTCACCGACGTCACTAAATTTGACTGGTATCACACTGACCTCTAATCGACATCTCACCACACTGAGAGAAAAGCGATTTTTTATCAGCGCACCCTATACCTCATTGAGTGGTAATTATATTATTTTTATTTCCTACCCTATCGCCGATGATGTCGGTAATTATCTCGGTTATATCGGCGGCTCTCTATATCTTAATAGTCGACGTATTCTGAATGAATTCATGAATACGCAATTCAGTAATGACAGTTTTAATACTTATGTGATTGATAAAGAAGGTACCATTATTTACCACCGCGACACTGGCCAGATTGGCAAAAAAATCAACGATTCGCATATTCTGAGTTCAATCGCCAATCAGGATAAAGGCAGCTTTATGATGCCGGACGAGCAAGGGATCTTGTCACCGGCATCGTTTATCCGCACACAAAAGGCAGGCTGGATTATCATCACCCAGCAGTCGTTCCACTCTCTTGAGGAAGCGCTGAACGACGTGATGATCAGCGTTCTGAAACAAGGCACGCCGCTGGGCATCCTCACCCTGCTGGCGCTCAGCATTCTGGCCTATTACATCGCCAAGCCGCTACGCCAGCTGTCTAAATCGGCCAGTAGCATGGATCAGCTTGACGTCATTAGTAAAATCCGCGCCGTCAAAGCCTGGTATCTGGAAGTCGAGCAGTTAAAGCGAGTCTTGCTGATGGGCACCGTATTGCTGCACAAACGCATTGGCCGCCTCAGCTCGGAAGCCCATACCGACCCGCTTTCCGGCATGCTGAACCGACGGGGCATGCAGGAAAGCATGGAAGAGATCCGCAGCGAATATAAGAAAATTTCGGTGATCGCCATTGATATCGATCATTTCAAAGTGATCAATGACTCGTTTGGGCACGACGTCGGTGACGAGGTGATCCGCAAACTGAGCCAGCAGATCCGTAAAAACTTCCGCAAGACCGACCTGGTCTGCCGCATTGGCGGCGAAGAATTCCTGATTCTGCTGCCGGGCGCGGATATTCACGTCGCGACGGTGATCGCCGAACGGCTGCGCAATAACGTCGCCAACACCGTCTATATGCCGGGTTACCGCCACCATCAGGTCACCATTTCAATTGGCGTGACGACGTTTAACCCACAGAAGTCGGCGCTGGATATCGCCATCAAAACGGCGGATAACGCGCTGTACAAAGCCAAAAATGGCGGCCGTAATCAGGTCGTGGTGGAATACCTCTCTGACGATATTTCTCTGGCACAGCATTAA